A region of Chitinophaga horti DNA encodes the following proteins:
- a CDS encoding FKBP-type peptidyl-prolyl cis-trans isomerase, with translation MQAVKSGDTVRVHYHGKLTNGTTFDSSAGREPLEFQVGAGMVIKGFDNGVLEMKVGDKKTVNIPVTDAYGPKNEEMIMEFPLSNIPPDLNPQVGMELQMSNPQGQVFPVKVAAVGTEFITLDANHPLAGEDLVFDIELVEIKPGASKIITDF, from the coding sequence ATGCAAGCAGTTAAAAGCGGAGATACCGTAAGGGTGCATTATCATGGTAAGCTGACAAACGGTACCACGTTCGATTCATCCGCTGGCCGCGAACCCCTGGAATTTCAAGTTGGCGCAGGTATGGTGATCAAAGGTTTCGATAACGGCGTGCTGGAGATGAAAGTAGGCGATAAAAAAACCGTGAATATCCCCGTAACCGATGCATACGGTCCTAAAAACGAGGAAATGATCATGGAGTTCCCACTCTCTAATATTCCTCCGGACCTGAACCCACAGGTAGGTATGGAGCTGCAGATGAGCAATCCGCAGGGCCAGGTATTCCCTGTTAAAGTAGCTGCTGTAGGTACAGAGTTCATCACCCTGGACGCTAACCATCCGCTGGCTGGTGAAGACCTGGTTTTTGACATCGAGCTGGTAGAAATTAAGCCCGGTGCATCTAAAATCATCACCGATTTTTAA
- the pepT gene encoding peptidase T: MFSDYTFTAAHRFMEYVQVDTESDPLSNTFPSTEKQKNLAGILVAELQDMGITDAHMDQHGYVYATVPSNVTHDVPVICLCSHMDTSSDCSGHGVKPIVHKNYDGSDIVLPDDTTQILRASDHPYLKEKIGNDIITASGTTLLGADNKAGVAEIMDAVHYLTTHPEVKHGAIRILFTPDEEIGQGVKYVDMQKLGAQFGYTLDGGELGSLEDETFSADAAKIIIEGISTHPGMAKGKLVSAIKLAAEIVDSLPKDALSPETTEDREGFVHPVRMQGVVEKAEIDFIVRDFTTDKLQQHEAFLQQQMDKVVAKYPGAKGTLQITEQYRNMKEVLDQYPQVSAYAEEAIQRAGVTPLKMSIRGGTDGSRLSFMGLPCPNIFTGEMAFHSKLEYVSIQDMQKAVETVVHLVMIWEEKSRS, encoded by the coding sequence ATGTTCTCAGATTATACTTTTACCGCTGCCCACCGATTTATGGAGTATGTGCAGGTAGATACGGAATCGGACCCGTTAAGCAACACTTTCCCATCCACCGAAAAACAAAAGAATCTCGCGGGCATACTGGTGGCCGAGCTACAGGATATGGGCATTACGGATGCGCATATGGACCAACACGGTTATGTATACGCCACGGTGCCTTCCAATGTAACCCATGACGTTCCTGTGATCTGCCTTTGCTCACACATGGACACGTCCAGCGATTGCAGCGGTCATGGTGTGAAGCCCATCGTACACAAAAACTATGATGGCAGCGACATTGTTCTCCCCGACGATACTACGCAAATATTACGCGCCTCCGATCATCCTTACCTGAAAGAAAAAATTGGCAACGATATTATCACCGCAAGCGGCACCACCCTGCTGGGTGCTGATAACAAGGCCGGTGTAGCAGAAATCATGGACGCGGTACATTACCTCACCACGCATCCGGAAGTAAAACACGGCGCCATCCGCATCCTGTTTACGCCCGATGAGGAAATTGGTCAGGGTGTGAAATATGTAGACATGCAGAAGCTGGGCGCGCAATTCGGCTATACGCTGGATGGCGGCGAACTCGGCTCGCTCGAAGACGAAACTTTCTCTGCCGATGCGGCAAAGATCATCATAGAAGGCATCAGTACCCATCCCGGCATGGCAAAAGGCAAACTGGTAAGCGCCATCAAACTCGCTGCCGAAATCGTGGACAGTCTGCCGAAAGATGCCCTGAGCCCTGAAACGACTGAAGACCGTGAGGGTTTTGTACATCCCGTGCGTATGCAGGGTGTCGTGGAAAAAGCGGAGATAGACTTTATTGTTCGCGACTTCACCACCGATAAACTGCAGCAGCACGAAGCCTTCCTGCAACAGCAGATGGATAAAGTGGTGGCGAAGTATCCCGGCGCAAAAGGCACTTTGCAGATCACGGAGCAGTATCGCAACATGAAAGAAGTGCTGGACCAATATCCGCAGGTGAGTGCTTATGCAGAAGAAGCTATCCAACGCGCCGGCGTAACACCCTTGAAAATGAGCATTCGCGGTGGCACCGATGGCTCCCGCCTGTCCTTTATGGGATTACCTTGCCCGAACATCTTTACCGGTGAAATGGCTTTTCACAGCAAGCTGGAATATGTAAGTATACAGGATATGCAGAAGGCCGTGGAAACGGTGGTTCACCTGGTAATGATCTGGGAGGAAAAGAGCCGTTCATAA